From a single Arcobacter sp. CECT 8986 genomic region:
- a CDS encoding AI-2E family transporter translates to MKPQHFLIAIGIGVLFFLIQLFDPFLKAIFVAFLLTVATNSLNITLSNKIKSQTFSSILMTIFLAVIFFVPVMYCIFSFANYLNKLDQQAVINNYQQIEQWIMDIPNKYEFVKQQLTLILDKFDIAETLKNMLSIGAYLGKNSASFMTDMILILVFYFFFTLYGTSISHYVKDLLPLKKEDANTLFNESSNVMSIVLYSILITAIFEGMLFGFFISNYGYNGFLLGVLYGFASLIPVVGGLIMWLPISIYEIFKGNVYDAIVIICYSIIVISIIADTFIKPIIIKYINQRIVKTPTKINELLIFFSILAGLSTFGFWGMIIGPAMVTFFISIIQLLKKYNSDMI, encoded by the coding sequence TTGAAACCACAACATTTTTTAATTGCCATTGGAATTGGAGTTTTATTTTTTTTAATTCAATTATTTGATCCTTTTCTAAAAGCAATTTTTGTAGCTTTTTTATTAACTGTTGCAACAAACTCTTTAAATATTACTTTATCAAACAAGATAAAAAGTCAAACATTTAGTTCTATACTAATGACTATATTTTTAGCAGTTATATTTTTTGTTCCTGTTATGTATTGCATATTCTCTTTTGCTAATTATTTAAATAAACTAGACCAACAAGCAGTAATAAATAATTATCAACAAATAGAACAATGGATAATGGATATTCCAAATAAGTATGAGTTTGTAAAACAACAATTAACACTTATTTTAGATAAATTTGATATTGCAGAAACACTAAAAAATATGTTATCAATTGGTGCATATTTAGGAAAAAACTCTGCTTCATTTATGACAGATATGATTCTTATTTTAGTGTTTTATTTCTTCTTTACACTATATGGAACAAGTATTTCTCACTATGTAAAAGACCTATTACCTTTAAAAAAAGAGGATGCAAATACACTATTTAACGAATCTTCAAATGTTATGAGTATTGTTTTATATTCAATACTAATAACTGCAATATTTGAAGGAATGCTATTTGGGTTTTTTATATCAAACTATGGATATAACGGCTTTTTACTTGGAGTTTTATATGGATTTGCTTCATTAATTCCTGTTGTTGGAGGACTTATTATGTGGCTTCCAATATCAATATATGAAATCTTTAAAGGCAATGTTTATGATGCTATTGTAATTATTTGTTATTCAATCATTGTTATTTCAATTATTGCAGATACTTTTATAAAACCTATTATTATAAAATATATAAATCAAAGAATAGTAAAAACACCAACAAAAATAAATGAACTACTAATATTTTTCTCTATTCTTGCTGGTCTTTCTACATTTGGATTTTGGGGAATGATTATTGGTCCTGCTATGGTAACTTTCTTTA
- the ruvB gene encoding Holliday junction branch migration DNA helicase RuvB, producing MERLVEVEQVSFEEESTEVNLRPSSWDDYIGQEKIKRNLKVFIEASKKRAEALDHILFYGPPGLGKTTLSYLISNEMNSNIKITAGPMIEKSGDLAAILTNLEEGDILFIDEIHRLSPAVEEILYPAMEDYRLDIIIGSGPAAQTVKIDLPRFTLIGATTRAGMLSNPLRERFGMHFRMQFYTHEELAKIIQKAAIKLNKHCEDDAALEISRRSRGTPRVALRLLRRVRDFAEVENEDSIIRQRCKYALDELGVNESGFDEMDINLLELLVSNKGKPMGLSTIAAALSEDEGTIEDAIEPYLLANGFIERTARGRVASVKTYEMFRLSYPNSEKIEEGTLF from the coding sequence ATGGAAAGATTAGTTGAAGTAGAACAAGTATCTTTTGAAGAAGAGAGTACAGAAGTAAACTTACGTCCCTCATCATGGGATGATTATATAGGTCAAGAGAAAATAAAAAGAAATCTAAAAGTATTTATTGAAGCTTCTAAAAAAAGAGCAGAAGCACTTGATCATATTTTGTTTTATGGACCTCCAGGACTTGGGAAAACTACACTTTCTTATCTAATCTCAAATGAGATGAACTCAAATATAAAAATTACAGCTGGTCCAATGATTGAAAAAAGTGGTGACTTAGCAGCAATTTTAACAAATCTTGAAGAAGGAGATATTCTATTTATTGATGAGATTCATAGACTAAGTCCTGCTGTTGAAGAGATTTTATATCCTGCGATGGAAGATTATAGACTTGATATTATTATTGGTTCAGGACCAGCAGCTCAAACTGTAAAAATTGATTTGCCAAGATTTACACTAATTGGTGCAACTACAAGAGCTGGAATGTTATCAAATCCATTAAGAGAAAGATTTGGTATGCACTTTAGAATGCAGTTTTACACTCATGAAGAGTTAGCCAAAATTATTCAAAAAGCAGCAATTAAATTAAATAAACATTGTGAAGATGATGCAGCTTTAGAAATATCAAGAAGAAGTAGAGGAACACCAAGGGTTGCTTTAAGATTACTAAGAAGAGTTAGAGATTTTGCGGAAGTTGAAAATGAAGACTCAATCATAAGACAAAGATGTAAATATGCGCTTGATGAACTAGGAGTTAATGAGAGTGGTTTTGATGAGATGGATATAAATCTACTTGAACTTTTGGTATCAAATAAAGGTAAACCAATGGGTCTTTCTACAATTGCAGCAGCACTTAGTGAAGACGAAGGAACAATTGAAGATGCAATTGAGCCATATTTACTGGCAAATGGCTTTATTGAAAGAACAGCCAGAGGAAGAGTTGCTAGTGTTAAAACATATGAAATGTTTAGATTATCTTATCCAAATAGTGAAAAAATAGAAGAAGGAACACTTTTTTGA